From Topomyia yanbarensis strain Yona2022 chromosome 1, ASM3024719v1, whole genome shotgun sequence, one genomic window encodes:
- the LOC131682500 gene encoding pre-mRNA-processing factor 17 produces MLGLQAYASGSSSNSSSSSGNDSSDDSEQEVSNQPRKTPESSKAKAAPKEEELAHLKPPVDSSLSVAKSMQICAAPLVVPTGQVEVSRVVAPTVKELVYNPRYEELFAPVAGPANPFLTEQMKAHKNMLTGFVESAHISDFQFENQRKTFHSYGYALDPSVDANSGGVVEGGDEGPSYVGHLQAAYDTEGKTVFESSKANRNGDKRKRLKNDKPEDVEGFLGPWGKFEDEQTVARPSEQERAELEEMMAKKQRRNRVTEDKPIEEKSVLHIKDSVDYQGRSFLHPPHDVGVNLRKGGAPDRCFLPKAHIHTWTGHTKGISAIRWFPKSAHLLLSCSMDARVKLWEVYNERRCVRTYSGHRQAVRDVSFNNRGDRFVSAGYDRYLKLWDTETGDVISRFSSRKIPFCVKFHPDYNKQHLFVAGTSDKKIICWDTRSGDIVQEYDRHLGAVNTITFVDENRRFVTTSDDKSMRVWEWDIPVDMKYIADPTMHSMPAVTLSPNGKWLACQSLDNKIVIFSAINRFKMNRKKSFTGHMVSGYACNLDFSPDMSYLVSGDGDGKCYIWDWKTTKLYKKWQAHDNVCIAALWHPHESSKLATAGWDGSIKYWD; encoded by the exons ATGTTGGGCTTACAAGCCTACGCCAGCGGAAGcagtagcaacagcagcagcagcagtggcaACGATAGCAGTGACGATTCCGAGCAAGAGGTTTCCAACCAACCACGTAAGACACCCGAAAGTAGCAAAGCAAAAGCTGCTCCGAAGGAGGAAGAACTAGCACACCTCAAACCTCCGGTCGATAGTTCCCTATCCGTTGCAAAATCTATGCAGATTTGTGCCGCGCCGCTAGTGGTTCCGACG GGTCAAGTGGAGGTATCACGAGTCGTTGCTCCCACGGTAAAAGAACTGGTCTATAATCCACGCTATGAGGAACTGTTTGCTCCCGTTGCCGGACCGGCCAATCCCTTTCTGACGGAACAGATGAAAGCTCACAAGAACATGTTGACCGGGTTTGTGGAAAGTGCACACATCAGTGACTTTCAGTTCGAGAACCAACGCAAAACTTTTCACAGTTATGGATATGCTTTGGATCCATCGGTTGACGCAAATAGTGGTGGAGTAGTGGAAGGTGGCGATGAAGGACCAAGCTACGTAGGTCATTTACAGGCTGCCTACGATACGGAGGGTAAAACCGTGTTCGAGTCTTCTAAGGCGAATCGCAACGGAGATAAACGGAAGCGACTGAAAAATGATAAACCTGAAGATGTTGAGGGTTTTCTTGGACCGTGGGGTAAGTTTGAAGACGAGCAAACAGTGGCACGACCGAGTGAACAGGAACGAGCCGAACTGGAGGAAATGATGGCGAAAAAGCAGCGCCGAAATCGTGTCACCGAGGACAAACCGATCGAGGAAAAGTCAGTGCTGCACATCAAGGACTCGGTCGACTACCAAGGCCGCTCGTTTCTGCATCCTCCGCATGACGTGGGAGTCAATCTGCGGAAGGGAGGTGCACCGGATCGATGCTTTCTACCGAAGGCTCACATTCACACCTGGACCGGGCACACTAAGGGAATTTCTGCGATCCGGTGGTTTCCCAAATCTGCGCATCTTTTACTGTCCTGCAGTATGGATGCTCGTGTTAAGCTGTGGGAGGTTTACAACGAAAGGCGTTGCGTGCGTACCTATTCCGGGCACCGACAGGCCGTTCGGGATGTCAGCTTTAATAACCGAGGAGATCGGTTTGTGTCGGCTGGCTACGATCGGTATCTGAAGCTGTGGGATACCGAAACGGGAGATGTGATTTCGCGGTTCAGCTCCCGGAAGATTCCGTTCTGTGTGAAGTTTCACCCGGATTACAACAAGCAGCATCTGTTCGTGGCGGGAACGTCCGACAAGAAGATTATTTGT tgGGACACTCGAAGCGGTGACATCGTCCAGGAGTATGATCGGCACTTGGGTGCGGTTAACACAATTACTTTTGTGGATGAAAATCGTCGTTTCGTGACCACGTCCGACGACAAAAGTATGCGCGTCTGGGAGTGGGACATCCCGGTCGATATGAAGTACATCGCAGATCCGACAATGCATTCGATGCCGGCTGTTACGTTGTCGCCGAATGGGAAGTGGTTGGCTTGTCAGAGCTTGGACAATAAGATCGTGATTTTCTCGGCCATCAATCGGTTCAAAATGAATCGGAAAAAATCCTTCACCGGCCACATGGTGTCCGGGTATGCGTGTAATTTGGATTTTTCACCGGATATGAG CTATCTGGTATCCGGGGATGGTGACGGAAAATGCTACATTTGGGACTGGAAGACTACGAAGCTGTACAAAAAATGGCAAGCACACGACAACGTCTGCATAGCTGCCCTATGGCACCCACACGAATCCAGCAAACTGGCGACGGCTGGTTGGGATGGATCCATTAAGTATTGGGATTAG